From one Dysidea avara chromosome 9, odDysAvar1.4, whole genome shotgun sequence genomic stretch:
- the LOC136267020 gene encoding uncharacterized protein, with amino-acid sequence MEETQRAKGSRAAYRAHVTRIFKKVDENLETETPLTDTQVAKLTSNLEQLTQKKDTLQQLNGQIASSIQTSEELETEILEAEEIQDTIIEYMSLIKHRLEKTREPARTLSVTAPEFVPTLPPPVTREPVSRLPKLSLPHFSGDTLMWQVFKDSFDAAVHNSPSLSKVQKFNYLRAQLQGDALRAIAGLQLTDANYDHAIALLTQRYGQSHKIEQAHMQALSQTNCPTSSLSSLQLFYDTIEAHIRGLTALGKTEDSYESMLVPIILGKLPSDVHKNLVREHGVGAWTIAELRDAIWKEITILECGSLSNKCKTMEPYQSTMTTTLHTGASGRQSQPANSGTSKNTCVFCKGPHFCGRCDVVKDPQKRFELVKKGKHCFNCLGHHRASQCPSKWRCKLCRQKHHTSLCGAFTKPSESNTTPVTTQASITTERVQPHTSVQPQTTVQPQSTVQSQTTETTTPSSTAMNAAIIPPEPATRTNSMCLLKTAVAQVSVNGIRVEAHILFDEGAQRSFMSNQLAKKLMISPQQTEHINISTFGGEPTLTKQLDNATVNVETLTGESIPISVLLVPVIAAPLQNRYHTHLINIEHLQGLQLANPVSTSSNFYISLLIGADYYWQFVGDHIVRGNGPTAMQSKLGYLLSGPLVVPPAPTTNASMFHVSTPATDCNNAPTFWMMESANVTQPETAEVENEFLERYQQSCIRREEDGAYRVKFPWKQEYPPLPSNYAVCKNKTRSLARKLSHTPELLHLYGKIIMEQEQRGFIEKVTAPDLTKDVHYIPHHPVSKASSTTPIRIVYNCSYRQARHPSLNDCLLTGPSFTTDMCSILLRFRSHAIGISTDLEKAFLHVRLDESDRDNTRFFWLSSPSDPESDLEIYRFKTVLFGSTSSPFMLMATLHHHLNSWDSPVAQDMKQNLYVDNVISGCNTEAEAIKYYREARFIMTQAQFNLRSWASNSSQLQAVTVAEGTADCDVTVNLLGLLWNTATDTISFTPKQFLSNTEVPLPVTKRLVLQLSSKVYDPLGILSPVTIQAKILMQDLWRSGIAWDDPLFPEHTNRWWKIAEDLQDTSKITIPRFYFGPTYSQPVELHVFADASMKAYGAIAFLRTGEHTCFVLARSRVVPLKPHTLPRLELMAAVVASRLAQFVVSSLPHLLQKYAVKLWSDSQIVLHWLYSKKRLKQFISNRVQEINKTFPDIPWLYCPTNDNPADLLTRGLSAAQLNSSCLWQQGPPWLTDETRWPAWNHSEILHLQVDDDVMETNTSATDLPNTVTSGIHNLIELTKYSSLMKVLRVSAHVYRFVHNARNPTKRHIGPLSVDETNKALTLWIHSCQHTTFHKEILNIRAKRGKRLPLVRQLRLFMDSSDYLRCGGRIHNAHVDSDTKFPILLPKHHPLTKLIVLAVHKEQLHAGVTGTVTSIRQGYWIPSARQLVRQLIRKCVSCRKVSGKPYMVPEPPPLPLDRVKEGKPFDVTGVDFTGALHVKNNGTEEKVYICLFTCGLSRAVHLEVVCDLSVETFLRAFRRFVSRKSLPQVMISDNASTYVSASKELEQIFTSDKLGESLNAKGVRWKFIPKRAPWYGGFWERLIGITKTVLRKVLGKSFITLEVLQTLIVEVEAVLNDRPLTYLSADVTDPEPLTPSHLLYGRRMTMLPYPAVEEEQHDPTFLSSTSLRDKVNRQTLLLNHFQRRWQREYLTSLREAYKATGTSKQSVKVGDVVLVHDDIPRLQWRLAVIEELMEGLDGYARAAKIRTSTGRTNRPIAKLYPLELSSPCEPTTCDDNRDTDKDNDHDVSSEPVHQRPTRDAAARARVRIKSWTNQLTVAPEDVDD; translated from the coding sequence ATGGAGGAGACTCAACGTGCAAAGGGATCACGTGCGGCGTATCGCGCACATGTTACTCGTATATTTAAGAAAGTAGACGAGAATCTAGAGACGGAAACCCCATTGACGGACACTCAAGTCGCCAAACTCACCAGCAATTTAGAACAGTTAACCCAGAAGAAGGATACATTACAACAGCTGAACGGGCAGATCGCCTCATCAATACAGACATCAGAGGAATTAGAAACTGAGATTCTTGAAGCAGAAGAAATACAGGACACCATCATTGAGTATATGAGTCTGATTAAACACCGCCTTGAGAAAACTAGAGAACCTGCACGCACTCTCAGTGTAACAGCTCCAGAGTTTGTACCCACGTTGCCACCACCAGTAACCAGAGAACCGGTAAGCCGGTTACCTAAGTTAAGCTTACCCCACTTTTCGGGGGATACCTTGATGTGGCAAGTCTTCAAAGACTCGTTTGATGCAGCCGTACACAACTCTCCTTCCCTAAGCAAAGTGCAGAAGTTCAACTACTTGAGAGCGCAGTTGCAGGGTGATGCACTGAGGGCCATAGCTGGACTACAACTCACTGATGCTAACTATGACCATGCCATAGCCCTTCTTACACAGAGATATGGTCAGTCTCATAAGATCGAACAGGCACACATGCAAGCTCTGTCACAAACCAACTGTCCCACCTCGTCCTTGTCCAGTCTGCAGTTGTTCTACGACACAATAGAAGCCCACATAAGAGGATTGACTGCACTTGGCAAAACAGAAGACTCGTATGAATCAATGCTAGTGCCTATCATTCTGGGAAAGCTACCAAGTGATGTACATAAGAACCTTGTTCGAGAACACGGCGTTGGGGCATGGACCATCGCAGAGTTAAGAGATGCCATTTGGAAGGAAATCACTATTTTAGAATGTGGATCATTGTCCAACAAGTGCAAGACAATGGAACCCTACCAGTCTACAATGACTACCACTCTACATACCGGTGCAAGTGGACGTCAATCCCAACCTGCTAATTCAGGTACTAGTAAGAACACCTGTGTATTTTGTAAGGGTCCACATTTTTGTGGTCGCTGTGATGTTGTTAAGGATCCCCAAAAACGCTTTGAATTAGTTAAGAAGGGGAAACACTGCTTTAATTGTTTGGGGCACCATAGGGCTTCACAGTGTCCTTCAAAGTGGAGATGCAAATTGTGCAGACAGAAGCACCATACTAGCTTATGCGGTGCATTTACCAAGCCATCTGAGTCTAATACCACTCCAGTCACTACACAGGCATCTATCACAACAGAGAGAGTGCAACCTCACACTTCTGTTCAACCCCAAACAACAGTACAACCTCAGTCAACAGTACAATCTCAGACAACAGAAACCACTACACCATCATCCACTGCAATGAATGCTGCCATTATTCCCCCAGAGCCCGCCACACGTACAAATTCTATGTGCTTATTGAAAACTGCAGTTGCTCAAGTTAGTGTGAATGGCATCCGAGTGGAAGCACACATTCTGTTCGATGAAGGGGCCCAGAGATCCTTCATGTCTAACCAACTAGCCAAGAAGCTAATGATATCTCCTCAACAAACTGAACACATCAATATCTCTACCTTTGGAGGAGAACCAACCCTGACCAAACAGTTGGACAATGCTACAGTCAACGTTGAGACACTGACAGGTGAATCTATTCCAATATCAGTTCTACTGGTCCCAGTCATTGCGGCACCCCTACAGAACAGGTATCATACTCACTTGATAAACATAGAACACTTACAGGGACTTCAGCTAGCCAACCCAGTGTCAACATCCAGTAACTTTTACATCTCATTATTGATTGGTGCTGATTATTACTGGCAGTTCGTGGGTGACCACATTGTGCGAGGTAATGGACCTACTGCAATGCAGTCCAAACTAGGTTACCTTCTGTCTGGACCACTTGTTGTTCCACCAGCTCCTACTACTAACGCCAGTATGTTTCATGTTTCCACACCAGCTACTGACTGTAACAATGCTCCGACCTTTTGGATGATGGAATCTGCTAATGTCACACAGCCTGAGACAGCAGAAGTAGAGAACGAATTTCTGGAGAGATACCAACAATCTTGCATCAGGCGAGAAGAGGATGGTGCATACCGTGTGAAGTTTCCTTGGAAACAAGAATATCCACCCCTCCCTTCAAACTATGCAGTTTGCAAAAACAAGACCCGCTCTTTAGCTCGCAAACTCAGCCACACTCCTGAACTGCTGCACCTATATGGGAAAATTATTATGGAACAAGAACAAAGAGGTTTCATCGAGAAGGTAACTGCACCAGACCTTACCAAGGATGTCCACTATATACCACATCACCCGGTTAGTAAAGCTTCCTCGACAACACCGATCAGAATCGTGTACAATTGTAGCTACCGTCAGGCTAGACACCCCAGTCTTAATGATTGCTTGCTAACTGGTCCATCCTTCACAACAGACATGTGCTCTATCCTCCTACGCTTCCGTTCCCATGCCATTGGAATTTCTACAGATTTAGAGAAGGCCTTTTTACATGTTAGGCTGGATGAGTCCGACCGTGACAACACCAGATTCTTCTGGTTATCATCACCATCTGATCCAGAAAGTGACCTTGAAATTTATCGATTTAAAACTGTCTTGTTTGGCTCTACCAGCTCCCCATTTATGCTTATGGCCACACTACATCATCATCTGAATTCTTGGGATAGCCCAGTAGCTCAGGACATGAAGCAGAATCTCTACGTGGATAACGTCATTAGTGGATGTAATACCGAAGCAGAAGCTATTAAATATTACAGAGAAGCCCGATTCATAATGACACAAGCCCAATTCAATTTGAGATCATGGGCATCTAACAGCTCACAACTGCAAGCTGTTACAGTGGCTGAGGGAACAGCTGATTGTGATGTTACTGTAAACCTATTAGGATTGTTGTGGAACACAGCTACTGACACCATTAGCTTCACCCCTAAACAGTTTCTATCCAACACAGAAGTACCACTACCTGTCACTAAACGTTTAGTACTCCAACTTTCATCAAAGGTATATGATCCTTTAGGAATTTTGTCACCGGTCACAATTCAAGCAAAGATTTTAATGCAGGATCTATGGAGATCAGGTATCGCTTGGGATGACCCATTGTTCCCAGAACACACAAACAGATGGTGGAAGATAGCTGAGGATCTACAAGATACCAGTAAGATTACAATACCTAGATTTTACTTTGGACCAACATACTCCCAGCCAGTAGAATTACATGTGTTTGCAGATGCCAGTATGAAGGCCTATGGTGCCATTGCATTTCTTAGAACTGGTGAGCACACCTGCTTTGTATTGGCCAGATCACGTGTGGTACCGCTCAAGCCACACACACTTCCGCGACTTGAATTGATGGCTGCTGTTGTCGCATCAAGACTGGCTCAATTCGTTGTTTCATCTCTTCCTCACCTACTTCAGAAATACGCAGTTAAGCTGTGGAGTGACAGCCAAATTGTGCTTCATTGGTTGTACAGTAAGAAACGCTTAAAACAGTTCATTTCAAACCGAGTTCAAGAGATTAATAAGACATTCCCAGATATTCCTTGGCTCTACTGCCCAACCAATGACAACCCGGCAGATTTACTAACAAGAGGATTGAGTGCTGCTCAGCTAAACTCATCGTGTTTGTGGCAACAAGGCCCACCGTGGCTCACAGATGAAACTCGTTGGCCTGCTTGGAATCATAGTGAGATCCTACACCTACAAGTGGATGACGATGTCATGGAGACAAATACCAGTGCTACTGACCTACCTAACACAGTAACCTCAGGTATTCACAACCTTATTGAACTTACAAAGTATAGTTCACTGATGAAAGTATTAAGAGTGTCAGCTCATGTTTACAGATTTGTCCATAATGCTAGGAATCCCACCAAGCGACATATTGGTCCACTGTCCGTGGATGAAACTAACAAGGCACTTACTCTCTGGATCCACAGTTGTCAGCACACCACCTtccacaaggaaattttgaacaTTAGGGCTAAACGTGGAAAGAGATTACCTCTCGTGAGACAACTACGTTTGTTCATGGACAGCTCTGATTATTTACGTTGTGGCGGGAGGATCCATAACGCGCATGTAGATTCTGACACCAAGTTTCCTATCCTACTACCTAAACATCATCCCTTGACAAAGCTGATAGTGTTGGCTGTTCATAAGGAGCAACTTCATGCAGGTGTAACTGGAACAGTTACGTCTATAAGACAAGGATACTGGATCCCCTCGGCTCGACAGTTAGTAAGGCAACTAATCAGAAAGTGTGTCTCCTGCCGTAAGGTATCAGGAAAACCCTACATGGTACCAGAACCACCGCCATTGCCACTTGATAGAGTTAAGGAGGGTAAGCCGTTTGATGTTACGGGTGTAGATTTCACCGGAGCCCTGCACGTGAAGAACAATGGAACTGAAGAGAAGGTATATATCTGTTTATTTACGTGCGGTCTGTCTAGGGCAGTCCATTTAGAAGTAGTTTGTGATCTGAGTGTTGAAACCTTTCTGAGAGCATTCCGCCGATTTGTGTCACGTAAGTCACTGCCCCAAGTGATGATATCCGATAATGCGTCTACATATGTGTCTGCGAGTAAGGAGTTGGAACAGATTTTTACCTCAGATAAGCTAGGAGAATCCCTGAATGCCAAGGGCGTGAGATGGAAGTTTATCCCCAAACGTGCCCCTTGGTACGGGGGGTTTTGGGAAAGGTTGATTGGTATTACGAAGACGGTATTGAGGAAAGTCTTGGGAAAGTCATTTATTACATTGGAGGTACTACAAACCTTAATAGTTGAAGTTGAAGCAGTACTAAATGATCGCCCCCTGACCTATCTATCAGCAGATGTGACTGACCCTGAGCCATTGACACCATCGCACCTGCTCTATGGACGACGCATGACTATGTTACCTTACCCAGCCGTAGAAGAGGAACAACATGACCCTACCTTTTTATCCAGTACATCACTGCGTGACAAGGTCAACAGACAAACACTATTGTTGAATCATTTTCAGAGGAGATGGCAGAGAGAATATTTAACTTCCCTCCGAGAGGCATACAAGGCTACAGGTACTTCTAAACAATCAGTGAAAGTGGGGGACGTCGTTCTGGTGCATGATGATATACCCAGACTACAATGGCGTTTGGCTGTGATCGAAGAATTGATGGAAGGCCTTGATGGATATGCTCGAGCAGCCAAAATAAGGACAAGCACAGGGAGAACAAACCGACCAATTGCCAAGTTGTACCCTCTTGAGTTGAGTTCCCCATGTGAGCCTACAACATGTGATGACAACAGAGATACTGATAAGGACAATGATCACGATGTTAGTTCTGAGCCTGTTCACCAGAGACCAACCAGAGATGCTGCTGCAAGGGCTCGCGTACGAATTAAGAGTTGGACTAATCAGTTAACCGtggccccggaggatgtcgatgATTGA